From a single Brassica rapa cultivar Chiifu-401-42 chromosome A01, CAAS_Brap_v3.01, whole genome shotgun sequence genomic region:
- the LOC117127897 gene encoding uncharacterized protein LOC117127897, translating into MGNCLRHDNGFAGKEKDNLEPELPVELLEEGKGSSGEEGGSERSTQKESKVVRIKVVVTKGELRQILGHKKGTNSIQHLAHVLKDSGRNISRAYEEEEEQGDENWRPTLESIPENHY; encoded by the coding sequence ATGGGGAACTGCCTGAGACACGACAATGGCTTTGCTGGAAAAGAGAAGGACAATCTCGAACCCGAGCTCCCGGTTGAGTTATTGGAAGAAGGTAAAGGGAGTAGCGGTGAGGAAGGAGGAAGTGAAAGATCAACACAAAAAGAGTCTAAGGTGGTGAGGATCAAAGTAGTGGTGACAAAAGGAGAACTTAGACAAATCTTGGGCCACAAAAAAGGTACCAATTCCATTCAACACTTAGCTCACGTTCTTAAAGATAGTGGCAGAAACATCTCCAGGgcttatgaagaagaagaagaacaaggtGATGAAAATTGGAGACCTACGTTAGAAAGTATTCCTGAGAATCATTATTGA
- the LOC103848304 gene encoding uncharacterized protein LOC103848304 yields the protein MGNCLRHDNGFAGKEKDNLEPELPVELLEEGKGSSGEEGGSERSTQKESKVVRIKVVVTKGELRQILGHKKGTNSIQHLAHVLKDSGRNISRAYEEEEEQGDENWRPTLESIPENHY from the coding sequence ATGGGGAACTGCCTGAGACACGACAATGGCTTTGCTGGAAAAGAGAAGGACAATCTCGAACCCGAGCTCCCGGTTGAGTTATTGGAAGAAGGTAAAGGGAGTAGCGGTGAGGAAGGAGGAAGTGAAAGATCAACACAAAAAGAGTCTAAGGTGGTGAGGATCAAAGTAGTGGTGACAAAAGGAGAACTTAGACAAATCTTGGGCCACAAAAAAGGTACCAATTCCATTCAACACTTAGCTCACGTTCTTAAAGATAGTGGCAGAAACATCTCCAGGgcttatgaagaagaagaagaacaaggtGATGAAAATTGGAGGCCTACGTTAGAAAGTATTCCTGAGAATCATTATTGA